Proteins encoded by one window of Maliibacterium massiliense:
- a CDS encoding ABC transporter ATP-binding protein: MWQLRKYLGRFKKQAILGPLFKLTEAVLELIVPLVMARIIDIGVKHQDMGYVLRMGGLLLLIGIVSLGCAMVCQYYASIASQGVGTALRRDMYAKVNSLSHAQLDRFGTHSLITRLTNDVNQLQLAVAMLIRLVVRAPFLAIGAVVMAMTIDLPLATVLLVALPLIVIVLYFVMGKSVPYFRVMQKKLDKIALLTRENLEGARVIRAFSKQESQQETFEVASNDLADTAVRVGRLSALLNPLTYVIMNLGIVAIVWFGGARVNIGALTQGEIIAFVNYMTQILLALIVVANLVVIFTKASASATRVQEVLQTQPAIVSPTQTPVQAQAGRDVPRIRLKHASFAYGDAQETAVADVTIDIYPGETVGIIGGTGSGKSTLVNLIPRFYDVTQGSVEIGGVDVRSYPLDQLRHMVGMVPQRAAVVSGTVAENLRWADPDATEEAMWQALETAQAADFVRKLPQKLGTYLEQGGKNLSGGQKQRLTIARALVGKPDILILDDAASALDFATDAALRRALRRDTRDMTVLMISQRASSIRYADKIIVLDDGEVAGIGTHDTLIESCPVYREICLSQLSEQEVAAQ, encoded by the coding sequence ATGTGGCAGTTGAGGAAATACCTGGGCAGGTTCAAAAAGCAGGCGATACTGGGCCCTCTGTTCAAGCTGACGGAGGCCGTGCTGGAGCTGATCGTCCCGCTGGTGATGGCGCGCATCATCGATATCGGCGTCAAGCACCAGGACATGGGCTACGTGCTTCGGATGGGCGGGCTCTTGCTTTTGATCGGCATCGTCAGTTTGGGCTGCGCGATGGTGTGCCAGTACTATGCCTCCATCGCCTCGCAGGGAGTGGGCACGGCGCTGCGCAGGGATATGTACGCCAAGGTCAACAGCCTTTCTCACGCGCAGCTGGACCGCTTCGGCACCCACTCGCTCATCACCCGCCTGACCAACGACGTCAACCAGCTGCAGCTGGCTGTGGCGATGTTGATCCGCCTGGTGGTGCGCGCGCCCTTTCTCGCCATCGGCGCAGTCGTGATGGCGATGACCATCGATTTGCCCCTGGCCACGGTGCTGCTCGTTGCGCTGCCGCTGATTGTGATCGTGTTGTATTTTGTGATGGGCAAATCCGTGCCGTACTTTCGTGTGATGCAGAAAAAGCTGGATAAAATCGCGCTGCTCACCCGCGAAAATTTGGAGGGCGCGCGCGTGATACGCGCTTTCTCCAAGCAGGAGAGCCAGCAGGAGACCTTTGAAGTGGCCAGCAACGACCTGGCCGATACCGCGGTGCGGGTGGGGAGGCTTTCGGCGCTGCTCAACCCGCTGACCTATGTCATCATGAACCTGGGCATCGTTGCCATCGTGTGGTTCGGCGGCGCGCGCGTCAACATCGGCGCGCTCACCCAGGGGGAGATCATCGCATTTGTCAATTACATGACGCAGATACTGCTGGCGCTCATCGTGGTGGCCAATCTGGTGGTCATCTTCACCAAGGCGTCCGCCTCCGCCACGCGCGTGCAGGAGGTGCTCCAGACGCAGCCCGCCATCGTATCGCCCACCCAGACGCCGGTGCAGGCGCAGGCGGGCAGAGACGTGCCGCGCATCCGCTTAAAACACGCCTCCTTCGCCTACGGCGACGCGCAGGAGACCGCCGTTGCGGATGTGACCATCGATATTTACCCAGGCGAGACGGTGGGCATCATCGGGGGCACCGGCTCAGGCAAGTCCACGCTGGTCAACCTGATCCCGCGCTTTTACGACGTGACGCAGGGCAGCGTGGAGATCGGTGGGGTGGACGTGCGGTCGTATCCGCTGGACCAGCTGCGCCATATGGTGGGCATGGTGCCCCAGCGCGCGGCGGTGGTTTCAGGCACCGTGGCGGAGAACCTGCGCTGGGCCGATCCGGACGCGACTGAGGAGGCGATGTGGCAGGCCCTGGAGACCGCGCAGGCCGCGGATTTTGTGCGCAAACTGCCACAAAAGCTCGGCACCTACTTGGAGCAGGGGGGGAAGAACCTCTCCGGCGGGCAGAAGCAGCGCCTCACCATCGCGCGGGCGCTGGTGGGCAAGCCGGACATCCTGATACTGGACGATGCCGCAAGCGCGCTGGACTTTGCCACCGACGCTGCCCTGCGCCGCGCGCTGCGCAGGGATACGCGGGATATGACGGTGCTGATGATCTCCCAGCGCGCAAGCTCCATCCGCTACGCGGATAAAATCATCGTGCTGGACGACGGCGAGGTGGCGGGCATCGGCACGCACGATACGCTCATAGAAAGCTGCCCCGTCTACCGCGAAATCTGCCTCTCCCAGCTCAGTGAACAGGAGGTGGCGGCCCAGTGA
- a CDS encoding phosphatase produces MARGKKGKCAAVIDIGSGVLKMRICQMSKGRIETLDRLEYPLHLGHEVFYNGKISFESLRELTGALRNYAQVMREYDVDECRVVATSALREASNRAFVVDQLQIQNGLSVQILEEEQEKTLIYCEVLHKMDQLQLPPDACALISHIGTGSIGMALYDGAQMQYAQNIAIGSLKLHDILASVQRDTDAFHLVVEEYLNTIVSNIPLPTDGRKIAQLVLTGSEIERIAKLCGAELQDGQYRIEAKKVTALYSEMCTVTPEQISIRFDIPESDAEILYCALVIYARLIKLSHCASVVAPRVELWDALMRRILIPQSAGQYEAHVTESALACARNLALRYNCNMAHAEVIQGYACKLFDKTRAIHGLGSRERRLLALAAVLHDCGRFINSKRHAASTFNLINDSSIYGLTDEEITVVAYTASYGESLLRQTGRGDLAPLGKNKRLLVMKLAALFRLANTLDKSRKQKLGEIKIRLADQALTITGRSAHPMCFEQWAFAREAVFFQEVFGVHPRLVIKSTMLDA; encoded by the coding sequence ATGGCAAGAGGGAAAAAAGGCAAATGCGCCGCAGTAATTGACATTGGCTCAGGTGTGCTGAAGATGCGCATCTGCCAGATGTCTAAGGGCAGGATCGAGACGCTCGACCGGCTGGAGTACCCGCTGCACCTGGGGCACGAGGTGTTTTACAATGGAAAAATCAGCTTTGAATCGCTGCGCGAGCTGACGGGCGCGCTGCGCAACTACGCGCAGGTGATGCGCGAGTACGACGTGGACGAGTGCCGCGTGGTGGCCACAAGCGCGCTGCGCGAGGCGAGCAACCGCGCCTTTGTGGTGGACCAGCTGCAGATTCAAAACGGCCTTTCGGTGCAGATACTGGAGGAGGAGCAGGAAAAGACGCTCATTTACTGCGAGGTTCTGCACAAGATGGACCAGCTGCAGCTGCCGCCGGACGCCTGCGCGCTGATCTCGCACATCGGCACCGGCTCCATCGGCATGGCCCTGTATGACGGCGCGCAGATGCAGTACGCGCAGAACATCGCCATCGGCTCGCTGAAGCTGCACGATATCCTCGCAAGCGTTCAGCGGGACACGGATGCATTTCACTTGGTGGTGGAGGAATACTTAAATACGATCGTCTCCAACATTCCGCTTCCCACCGACGGGCGCAAGATCGCCCAGCTGGTGCTCACCGGAAGCGAGATCGAGCGCATCGCCAAGCTCTGCGGCGCCGAGCTGCAGGACGGCCAGTATCGTATAGAGGCAAAGAAGGTGACGGCGCTCTACAGCGAGATGTGCACCGTCACGCCCGAGCAGATCAGCATCCGCTTTGATATCCCCGAGAGCGACGCGGAGATTCTCTACTGCGCGCTGGTGATCTACGCGCGCCTGATCAAGCTGTCGCACTGCGCAAGCGTGGTTGCACCGCGCGTGGAGCTGTGGGACGCGCTGATGCGCCGCATCCTGATCCCCCAGAGCGCGGGGCAGTACGAGGCGCATGTGACCGAAAGCGCGCTTGCCTGCGCGCGGAACCTTGCGCTGCGCTACAACTGCAACATGGCGCACGCCGAGGTCATCCAGGGATACGCCTGTAAGCTCTTTGATAAAACCCGGGCAATCCACGGGCTGGGCAGCAGGGAGCGCCGATTGCTTGCGCTTGCGGCCGTGCTGCATGACTGCGGGCGTTTTATCAACTCTAAGCGGCATGCGGCCAGCACCTTCAACCTAATCAACGATTCCAGCATTTACGGCCTGACCGATGAGGAGATCACGGTGGTGGCCTACACCGCCAGCTACGGCGAGTCGCTGCTGCGCCAGACAGGGCGGGGCGATCTTGCGCCGCTGGGCAAAAACAAGCGGCTGCTGGTGATGAAGCTGGCGGCGCTGTTCCGCCTGGCAAATACCCTGGACAAATCCCGCAAACAGAAGCTGGGCGAGATTAAAATCCGCCTGGCTGACCAGGCGCTCACCATCACGGGGCGCAGCGCGCACCCCATGTGCTTTGAACAATGGGCGTTCGCGCGCGAGGCGGTGTTTTTTCAGGAGGTATTCGGCGTGCACCCGCGCCTGGTGATCAAATCGACTATGCTTGACGCATAA
- a CDS encoding ABC transporter ATP-binding protein, translating to MYLIFAMLCAVLAVTLTLLVPVLTGEGIDMILGPGQVDFSGILRIIYLMAAAIAATALFQWLMSYCTNVITYRTVKDLRIQLFNKLATVPLRYIDRNAHGDIISRVVNDIDQVSDGLLQGFTQLFTGVVTIVGTLLFMLWVNPLITLVVVVLTPLSLFVAAFIARNSYKHFRAQVRTQGAISGYVEEMIGNQKLVKSFDYEARAQQKFEEINQELYVHGQKAQFFSSLSNPCTRFVNAVVYAAVGVIGAVSAIMGRISVGQISMFLSYANQYTKPFNEITNIITQLQTAFASAQRVFAVIDAPSERPDAPEAKVLESCAGSVALEHVYFSYDADRRLIEDFNLVVRPGNRIAIVGPTGCGKTTLINLLMRFYDVNSGAIRVDGHDIQNVTRASLRSQYGMVLQESWLFSGTVRDNIAYGRTDATEEEIIAAAKAAHAHSFIRRLPKGYDTVIAEDGGNLSQGQRQLLCIARVMLVDPPMLILDEATSNIDTRTEIRVQKAFSHMMQGRTSFVVAHRLSTIREADVILVMRDGHIVEQGDHQTLLARGGFYAQLYNSQFVQSQ from the coding sequence ATGTATTTGATCTTCGCCATGCTCTGCGCGGTGCTCGCCGTGACGCTGACGCTGCTTGTGCCGGTGCTCACCGGCGAGGGCATCGACATGATTCTGGGGCCGGGGCAGGTTGACTTCTCCGGCATCCTGCGCATCATCTACCTGATGGCCGCGGCTATTGCAGCAACGGCGCTGTTCCAGTGGCTGATGAGCTACTGCACCAACGTCATTACCTACCGCACGGTCAAGGATCTGCGTATCCAGCTGTTTAACAAGCTTGCCACCGTGCCGCTGCGCTACATCGACCGCAACGCGCACGGGGATATCATCAGCCGTGTGGTCAACGATATCGACCAGGTGTCCGACGGTCTACTGCAGGGGTTTACCCAGCTTTTTACCGGCGTGGTGACCATTGTGGGCACGCTGCTGTTTATGCTGTGGGTCAACCCGCTCATCACGCTCGTGGTGGTGGTGCTCACGCCCCTGTCGCTGTTTGTGGCGGCATTTATCGCGCGCAATTCCTACAAACACTTCCGCGCGCAGGTGCGCACCCAGGGGGCGATCTCCGGCTATGTGGAGGAGATGATCGGCAACCAGAAGCTGGTCAAAAGCTTTGATTACGAGGCGCGCGCGCAGCAGAAATTTGAAGAGATCAACCAGGAGCTCTACGTACACGGGCAAAAGGCGCAGTTTTTCTCCTCGCTCTCCAACCCTTGCACGCGCTTTGTCAACGCGGTTGTGTACGCGGCAGTGGGCGTCATCGGCGCGGTCAGCGCCATCATGGGCCGCATCTCCGTGGGGCAGATTTCCATGTTTTTGAGCTATGCCAACCAGTACACCAAGCCCTTTAACGAGATCACCAACATCATCACCCAGCTGCAGACGGCCTTTGCATCGGCCCAGCGCGTCTTTGCAGTGATCGACGCGCCCAGCGAGCGGCCGGACGCGCCGGAGGCCAAGGTGCTTGAAAGCTGCGCGGGCAGCGTGGCGCTGGAGCACGTGTATTTCTCCTACGACGCCGATCGCAGGCTGATTGAGGACTTCAACCTTGTGGTGCGCCCGGGCAACCGCATCGCCATCGTGGGGCCCACAGGCTGCGGCAAGACGACGCTGATCAATCTGCTCATGCGCTTCTATGATGTAAACAGCGGCGCCATACGCGTGGACGGCCACGATATTCAAAACGTCACACGCGCCAGCCTGCGCAGCCAGTACGGCATGGTGCTGCAGGAATCCTGGCTGTTCTCGGGCACGGTGCGTGATAACATCGCCTATGGCCGCACCGACGCGACCGAGGAGGAAATCATCGCCGCTGCCAAGGCGGCGCACGCCCACAGTTTTATCCGGCGCCTGCCCAAGGGATACGACACCGTGATCGCCGAGGACGGCGGCAACCTCTCGCAGGGGCAGCGCCAGCTGCTGTGCATCGCGCGGGTGATGCTGGTGGATCCGCCCATGCTGATTTTAGACGAGGCGACGAGCAACATCGATACCCGCACCGAGATCCGCGTGCAGAAGGCCTTCAGCCACATGATGCAGGGGCGCACCAGTTTTGTGGTGGCGCACCGTCTTTCCACCATACGCGAAGCGGATGTGATCCTGGTGATGCGCGACGGGCACATCGTCGAGCAGGGGGACCACCAGACGCTCCTGGCAAGGGGCGGGTTTTACGCCCAGCTGTACAACAGCCAGTTTGTACAGAGCCAGTGA
- the mltG gene encoding endolytic transglycosylase MltG yields the protein MQSNKRRPPNTRPPRDAQNRRGAIEVPAGLRPFMGLLRGAAVFLISLVIVVSTLYLAGNLVYNKFVAPPDKKNTGTVLFEIQRGESLSAISKKLFDEGLVRNKSVFKYYVDFTDRTKSLKSGVFDLSPSMTLDEIIDAITTESDKATTMDIMVREGSTLEEMADQIKKQMEEKGAKFDKDIFLDLCKSGESFIADYDFVAAAAESAGASERKYLLEGYLFPAKYEIYLTSSEEDIITRMLDKTKSVFADAEITQAMANNNMTIDQTLNLASIIEKEAKADSFNKVSAVFHNRLKDNMRLESDVTVHYALGIKNVALNDNESAVDSPYNTYKVDGLPIGPIANPSLAAIQAALNPDADYVAQKFLYFCVMDPEQGNMAFSKTYDEHMAIVNQYRPLWIEYDKKQQAAQSSGQ from the coding sequence ATGCAGTCAAACAAGAGACGCCCGCCCAATACCAGGCCGCCGCGCGATGCGCAAAACCGCCGCGGCGCCATTGAAGTGCCTGCGGGCCTGCGCCCATTTATGGGGCTGTTGCGCGGCGCTGCGGTGTTTTTGATCAGTCTCGTCATCGTGGTCTCCACGCTGTACCTGGCGGGAAACCTGGTCTACAATAAGTTTGTCGCTCCGCCCGATAAAAAGAATACCGGCACGGTGCTCTTTGAAATTCAGCGCGGCGAGTCCCTTTCCGCCATCTCCAAGAAGCTCTTTGATGAGGGGCTGGTGCGCAACAAATCGGTCTTTAAGTACTACGTAGACTTTACCGACCGCACCAAAAGTCTCAAAAGCGGCGTGTTCGATCTTTCGCCCAGCATGACGCTCGATGAGATCATCGACGCCATCACCACCGAGTCGGATAAGGCGACGACCATGGACATCATGGTGCGCGAGGGCAGCACCCTGGAGGAGATGGCCGACCAGATCAAAAAGCAGATGGAGGAGAAGGGCGCCAAATTTGACAAGGATATCTTCCTGGACCTGTGCAAGTCGGGCGAGAGCTTCATCGCGGATTACGACTTTGTGGCGGCCGCGGCGGAATCGGCGGGTGCGAGCGAGCGCAAGTACCTGCTGGAGGGGTATCTGTTCCCCGCAAAATATGAGATCTATCTGACCAGCTCGGAGGAGGATATCATCACCCGCATGCTCGACAAGACAAAGAGCGTGTTTGCGGATGCGGAGATCACTCAGGCCATGGCCAACAATAACATGACGATTGACCAGACGCTGAACCTGGCCTCCATCATCGAAAAGGAGGCCAAGGCCGATTCCTTCAACAAGGTTTCCGCCGTGTTCCACAACCGCTTAAAGGATAACATGCGTCTGGAGTCGGACGTCACCGTGCACTACGCGCTGGGCATTAAAAACGTGGCGCTCAACGACAACGAGTCCGCGGTGGATTCCCCCTATAACACCTACAAGGTGGACGGCCTGCCCATCGGGCCCATTGCCAACCCCAGCCTTGCGGCCATCCAGGCGGCGCTCAATCCGGATGCGGATTACGTGGCGCAGAAGTTCCTGTACTTCTGTGTGATGGACCCCGAGCAGGGTAACATGGCTTTCTCCAAAACGTATGATGAGCACATGGCCATCGTCAACCAGTACCGCCCGCTGTGGATCGAGTACGACAAAAAGCAGCAGGCGGCCCAGAGTAGCGGCCAATAA
- a CDS encoding TetR/AcrR family transcriptional regulator — protein sequence MPRHKNIKTALIEETIRQVAAVGHARVTLRSVAAHCGIAHSSVYKHFASRQALLDATHPYIRARLYAHIRRACAQKSECEPFIVVCAAFIRFMRAHPTYFELLYTPQALRCYPTQEHPLHYYFASSAPVFHAYFQRCGVPESARNLMASLCGGLLCGVTCMLNQHALNFRGSYEQLVEQLCIKQLHLVPLR from the coding sequence GTGCCCAGGCACAAGAACATCAAAACAGCTTTGATTGAAGAGACCATCCGGCAGGTCGCCGCCGTAGGGCACGCGCGCGTCACTCTGCGCAGCGTCGCCGCCCACTGCGGTATTGCGCACAGCTCGGTGTACAAGCATTTTGCCAGCCGCCAGGCACTGCTGGACGCGACCCATCCCTACATCCGCGCCAGGCTCTACGCGCATATCCGCAGGGCGTGCGCCCAAAAATCGGAGTGCGAGCCCTTTATCGTGGTCTGTGCCGCCTTTATACGCTTTATGCGCGCTCATCCCACCTACTTCGAGCTGCTTTACACGCCGCAGGCGCTGCGCTGCTATCCGACGCAGGAGCACCCTCTGCACTATTATTTCGCAAGCAGCGCGCCCGTATTCCACGCATATTTTCAGCGCTGCGGGGTTCCCGAAAGCGCGCGGAACCTGATGGCCTCCCTCTGCGGCGGGCTGCTGTGCGGCGTCACCTGCATGCTGAACCAGCACGCGCTTAATTTCCGCGGCAGCTACGAGCAGCTCGTCGAACAGCTATGCATCAAACAACTGCACCTTGTGCCGCTGCGCTGA
- a CDS encoding TetR/AcrR family transcriptional regulator: MNKAILPAPKAAAPLQERLIAEAISFLRSNPPEALTMRYLAAQCHVTPRAIYNHFPCKDALMRAVRVHLLECFDGHCCEVLQRAAPTQRAMLTALTDAYIHMCAQYPHYVSCMHQHIYTNAFLHATQQDGALRVAGMDADGAQAPDAPVWLQRLSSAQEVDPMLLLAFLQGLAYIVQNAALPPRISQQAFTARIVDLLIKQLQKTPPRREGASCAQAQEHQNSFD; encoded by the coding sequence TTGAACAAAGCCATTTTACCCGCCCCAAAGGCAGCCGCACCGCTTCAAGAAAGGCTCATCGCCGAAGCGATAAGCTTCCTGCGGTCAAATCCGCCTGAGGCGCTCACCATGCGCTATCTGGCGGCGCAGTGCCATGTGACGCCGCGCGCCATCTACAACCATTTCCCCTGCAAGGATGCGCTGATGCGCGCCGTGCGCGTCCATCTGCTAGAGTGCTTTGACGGGCACTGCTGTGAGGTTTTACAGCGGGCCGCGCCCACACAACGTGCCATGCTCACCGCGCTGACGGATGCTTACATCCATATGTGCGCCCAGTACCCGCATTACGTCAGCTGCATGCACCAGCATATTTATACCAATGCGTTTTTGCATGCCACGCAGCAGGACGGCGCGCTGCGCGTCGCCGGGATGGATGCGGACGGTGCGCAGGCGCCGGACGCGCCTGTGTGGCTGCAGCGCTTGTCCAGCGCGCAGGAGGTCGACCCTATGCTCCTGCTCGCCTTTCTGCAGGGTCTCGCCTACATCGTGCAGAACGCCGCACTCCCGCCGCGCATCAGCCAGCAGGCCTTTACCGCGCGCATTGTGGACCTGCTGATCAAACAACTGCAAAAAACACCGCCGCGAAGGGAGGGGGCATCCTGTGCCCAGGCACAAGAACATCAAAACAGCTTTGATTGA
- a CDS encoding ribonuclease J, producing the protein MAKTRLRIIPLGGVNEIGKNMTAVEYGDDMFLIDCGMTFPQEDMLGIDYVIPDITYLTMNRQKLRGIVYTHGHEDHIGATPYVLRQIPVPLYGTRLTLGLIANKLQEHGLKAEANVVKPGDKITLGCFTIEFFKVNHSIAGSVGLAITTPVGMVVHTGDFKIDHTPIDGEIMDLARLAALGRKGVLCLMADSTNAEREGYNMSERKVGEAFARYFHEATGRIIVATFASNIHRIQQVVDEAQRMGRKVCFAGRSLINVSNVAIALGELSIPEGVLIELDHARYYEGHELIVVTTGSQGETMSGLVRMASGEHRQIEIEPDDTVIISASAIPGNEKYISRVINTLYKRGAKVIYDRQADVHVSGHARQEELKMVQSLVKPKFFIPVHGEYRHLVRHAQLAQTLGVPSENIFILENGDVVEFSRNSAEIVAPVPAGYVLIDGSGIGDVGNIVLRDRRLLSQDGLMVVVVAFEKETGKLAAGPDIISRGFVYVREAEGLIDEARAAVLQVIEQRETRKFTEWAPIKLAIRNTLREFLYEKTKRSPMILPIVMEV; encoded by the coding sequence ATGGCAAAAACAAGGCTGCGCATTATACCGCTCGGCGGTGTCAATGAAATTGGTAAAAACATGACGGCGGTGGAGTACGGCGACGACATGTTTCTCATTGACTGCGGCATGACTTTTCCGCAGGAGGATATGTTGGGCATCGATTATGTGATTCCCGATATCACCTACCTGACGATGAACCGCCAGAAGCTGCGCGGCATCGTCTACACCCACGGCCACGAGGACCACATCGGCGCCACGCCCTACGTGCTGCGCCAGATTCCCGTGCCCCTCTATGGCACGCGCCTGACGCTGGGCCTGATTGCAAACAAGTTGCAGGAGCACGGCCTCAAGGCGGAGGCGAACGTGGTCAAGCCGGGGGATAAAATCACCCTGGGCTGCTTTACCATTGAGTTTTTCAAAGTCAACCACAGCATCGCGGGATCGGTGGGCCTTGCCATCACCACGCCGGTGGGCATGGTGGTGCATACCGGCGATTTTAAGATCGACCACACGCCCATCGACGGCGAAATTATGGACTTGGCCCGCCTGGCTGCGCTGGGCCGCAAGGGTGTGCTCTGCCTGATGGCCGACAGCACCAACGCCGAGCGCGAGGGCTACAACATGAGCGAGCGCAAGGTGGGCGAGGCGTTTGCCCGCTACTTCCACGAGGCGACGGGGCGCATCATTGTGGCGACGTTCGCCTCCAACATCCATCGCATCCAGCAGGTGGTTGACGAGGCACAGCGCATGGGCCGCAAGGTGTGCTTTGCGGGCCGCAGCCTAATCAACGTATCCAACGTGGCCATCGCGTTGGGCGAGCTGAGCATCCCCGAGGGCGTGCTCATCGAGCTGGACCACGCGCGCTACTATGAGGGCCACGAGCTGATCGTGGTCACCACCGGTAGCCAGGGCGAGACCATGAGCGGCCTGGTGCGCATGGCAAGCGGCGAGCACCGCCAAATTGAGATTGAGCCCGACGATACGGTCATCATCTCCGCCTCGGCAATCCCCGGCAACGAGAAGTACATTTCCCGCGTCATCAACACGCTCTACAAGCGCGGCGCCAAAGTCATCTACGACCGGCAGGCTGACGTGCATGTATCGGGCCATGCCCGCCAGGAAGAGCTCAAGATGGTGCAGTCCCTGGTCAAACCCAAGTTCTTTATCCCCGTGCATGGCGAATACCGCCACTTGGTGCGCCACGCGCAGCTGGCCCAGACCCTGGGTGTGCCCAGCGAAAACATCTTTATCCTGGAAAACGGGGACGTAGTGGAGTTCTCGCGCAACAGCGCGGAGATTGTGGCGCCTGTGCCGGCGGGTTACGTGCTCATCGACGGCTCGGGCATCGGCGATGTGGGCAACATCGTGCTGCGCGACCGCCGCTTGCTCTCACAGGATGGCCTGATGGTGGTGGTCGTCGCCTTCGAAAAGGAGACGGGCAAGCTTGCCGCCGGGCCGGACATCATCTCGCGCGGCTTTGTGTACGTGCGCGAAGCCGAGGGGCTGATCGACGAGGCGCGCGCCGCGGTGCTGCAGGTGATCGAGCAGCGTGAGACGCGCAAGTTTACTGAGTGGGCTCCCATCAAACTGGCCATCCGCAACACCCTGCGCGAGTTCCTCTATGAGAAGACCAAGCGCAGTCCCATGATTCTACCCATCGTAATGGAGGTCTGA
- the trmFO gene encoding methylenetetrahydrofolate--tRNA-(uracil(54)-C(5))-methyltransferase (FADH(2)-oxidizing) TrmFO, giving the protein MPPRVTIIGAGLAGSEAAWQLAARGIAVRLFEMRPEKHTSAHTGGGFAELVCSNSLRSDQLENAVGLLKEEMRLLGSLVMRAADATRVPAGGALAVDRAAFSAYITNALEQHPLVEIVRAEVTHIPEEPCIIASGPLTSAPLADAIAAAFGAQYLSFYDAVAPIVMADSLNMDVVFRASRYGRGDDYLNCPMDEAQYYAFVSALLAAEKAPMHAFEDEKVFEGCMPVEVMAARGPLTLAHGPMKPMGLRDPRTGRRPFAVVQLRQETQAGTMYNLVGFQTRLKFGEQKRVFGMIPGLEHAAFARYGVMHRNTFLNGPRMLSDCYRARGHEALFFAGQMTGVEGYIESAASGLLAALGMVCALRSAALPTLSSRTAIGALAQYVAHGNLSGQFQPMNVTFGIMEPLPARVRGKRVRNAQLAARALEEVRAFVSSQ; this is encoded by the coding sequence GTGCCGCCGCGCGTCACCATCATAGGGGCGGGCCTTGCCGGCAGCGAGGCCGCCTGGCAACTGGCCGCGCGCGGCATTGCCGTGCGCCTTTTTGAGATGCGCCCGGAAAAGCACACCTCCGCCCATACGGGCGGAGGCTTTGCCGAGCTTGTGTGCAGCAACTCGCTGCGCTCGGACCAGCTGGAAAACGCGGTGGGTCTGCTCAAGGAGGAGATGCGCCTGCTGGGTTCTCTGGTCATGCGCGCGGCGGACGCCACGCGCGTGCCGGCCGGCGGGGCGCTTGCCGTGGATCGCGCGGCGTTTTCAGCATATATCACAAACGCGCTGGAGCAGCACCCGCTGGTGGAGATCGTGCGCGCAGAGGTGACGCACATCCCCGAGGAACCCTGCATCATCGCCTCCGGCCCACTTACCAGCGCGCCCCTGGCCGATGCAATCGCCGCGGCGTTCGGGGCGCAGTATCTCTCGTTCTACGACGCGGTGGCGCCCATTGTGATGGCGGATTCCCTCAACATGGACGTGGTGTTTCGTGCCTCGCGCTACGGGCGGGGGGACGACTACCTCAACTGCCCGATGGACGAGGCGCAGTATTATGCCTTTGTCTCGGCGCTGCTGGCGGCGGAGAAGGCGCCCATGCATGCCTTTGAGGATGAAAAGGTGTTTGAAGGCTGCATGCCTGTGGAGGTGATGGCCGCGCGCGGCCCGCTCACATTGGCGCACGGGCCGATGAAGCCCATGGGCCTGCGCGATCCCCGCACAGGCAGGCGCCCTTTTGCGGTAGTGCAGCTGCGTCAGGAGACGCAGGCGGGCACGATGTACAACCTGGTGGGCTTCCAGACGCGGCTGAAGTTCGGGGAGCAGAAGCGGGTCTTCGGCATGATTCCAGGCCTGGAGCATGCGGCGTTCGCCCGCTACGGTGTGATGCACCGCAACACCTTTTTAAACGGCCCCCGGATGCTTTCAGATTGCTACCGCGCGCGCGGGCATGAGGCGCTGTTTTTCGCCGGACAGATGACCGGCGTGGAGGGGTATATCGAATCTGCCGCAAGCGGCCTTCTGGCGGCGCTGGGCATGGTGTGCGCGCTGCGCAGCGCGGCGCTGCCCACGCTGTCCAGCCGCACGGCCATCGGCGCGCTTGCCCAGTATGTGGCGCATGGCAATCTCTCGGGGCAGTTCCAGCCCATGAACGTCACCTTCGGCATCATGGAGCCGCTGCCTGCGCGTGTGCGCGGCAAGCGCGTGCGCAACGCGCAGTTGGCTGCGCGGGCGCTGGAGGAAGTGCGCGCTTTTGTATCGTCTCAATAA
- a CDS encoding YlbF family regulator, whose translation MNVYDQAHVLAAVLKRCDEYEAYNEARTKAFAQEQNKKLIKQYKKKQFQAQAAMLSGEKPDEKLMEELKNMGMVLQFNSDVTAFLQAEYRMNQMMSDIFKILGDAVDLDLDFMNAEE comes from the coding sequence ATGAACGTGTACGATCAGGCGCACGTGCTGGCCGCGGTGCTCAAGCGCTGCGACGAATACGAGGCGTATAATGAGGCGCGCACCAAGGCGTTCGCGCAGGAACAGAACAAGAAGCTGATCAAACAGTACAAGAAAAAGCAGTTTCAGGCCCAGGCGGCCATGCTTTCCGGGGAAAAGCCCGACGAAAAGCTGATGGAGGAGCTCAAGAACATGGGCATGGTGCTCCAGTTCAACAGCGACGTCACGGCCTTCCTGCAGGCCGAGTACCGCATGAACCAGATGATGAGCGACATCTTCAAAATCCTGGGCGATGCGGTGGACCTTGATCTGGACTTTATGAACGCGGAAGAATAA